A DNA window from Luteolibacter luteus contains the following coding sequences:
- a CDS encoding site-2 protease family protein, with protein MTLGLVLLALVFATGLPLLCAFVALTNVRRYRVKAHPCDTYVIPSDVKRRMAPWLNRMGHFGFRQAQISRLESAGYAEAHRWILVNDEEKTYATLERIVPISGAGPRVSLSFFTPLRDGTLIVTLDRRLTRHPPAWWQDVQRYFGTVTAQWKLHYSRIRGEQGRVLPALDKFTEMLAADEEARHEALVKGGEFVPTRQDPEVLRLRFGSLPSRVLPVLGDFFRGRYFGSCTRRDVAAPAKAKQDENERIGGAIGLSLNQAVEQDLARYRALQTVASGPLDHFRRLFLLLGTIAFFIALFGRDEPLQTAATVIILAALHEAGHWLPMRLFGYRGTSPIFIPFTGATERARKLHAPAWQQLIVLLGGPLPGLIAGLAMLGYGYFSPNTPLWLLDAAGMAVALNALHLLPVLPMDGGKIIDLLVFRDLPLLRPFFTVTASLSAFAAAVVLNNRVLRYIAMAMFGGVIWDVRTIQVVRGARKLPWAGEVNDEGEALRRIFRGLRQEGHGSFIGTDGWHKKIEALLMEVMRKRPKLATRFVGGSVLTIAGAMPALLMAGVLLGPILGDAGRMVRTAEHVTEFRKRFPKETRTLSAEDRLALTDLAADTEKAPDGTPYTNLDRPRDAALELTSVLGPRLDKLDWERANIAARTNVIGAQILPVWVEVQCRQLELAATAERGPETLRRAELMLHIFSTAEPATSLERREALTAAELRVLRVIENEAAAGRLDAAAVAKLDERISTRNVAPDPEIEGLLLVAAWAERSRLSAVADAAAQASLDPRFWRDLYPRIRTVRRLLAEQGSTNPPASVALARYWRNSRRVGELPPQIGVPVSVSPGEASLILDFCEQHQRLIWRRLSTLSALRLESYRRKTGTFPPMWKHSVPGGANMELMKEGGPYLRLTDRRDQIQRRIPLWLAPASLPVPPMGPALDYDCPLFGAPPDPALSHR; from the coding sequence ATGACTTTAGGACTCGTCCTGCTTGCCTTGGTCTTTGCTACCGGGCTTCCGCTCCTTTGTGCCTTCGTGGCACTGACGAATGTTCGGCGCTACCGGGTGAAAGCCCACCCCTGCGACACCTACGTCATTCCGAGCGACGTGAAGCGCCGCATGGCACCATGGCTGAACCGCATGGGACATTTCGGTTTCCGGCAGGCTCAGATCTCACGTTTGGAAAGCGCGGGCTATGCCGAAGCGCATCGCTGGATCCTCGTCAACGACGAGGAAAAGACCTACGCGACGCTGGAACGGATTGTCCCGATTTCCGGAGCCGGCCCCCGGGTTTCCCTTTCCTTCTTCACGCCACTCCGCGACGGGACGCTGATTGTCACGCTGGATCGCCGCCTGACCCGTCACCCCCCCGCGTGGTGGCAGGATGTGCAGCGCTACTTCGGAACGGTGACGGCACAATGGAAGCTGCACTACTCGCGGATCCGCGGCGAACAGGGCCGCGTGCTGCCAGCGCTCGACAAGTTCACGGAGATGCTGGCGGCCGATGAAGAGGCCCGCCATGAGGCTCTGGTCAAAGGGGGCGAATTTGTGCCGACCCGCCAGGATCCGGAGGTGTTGCGCCTCCGCTTCGGAAGCCTTCCTTCCCGTGTGCTGCCGGTACTGGGGGACTTCTTCCGCGGCCGCTATTTCGGCTCCTGTACCCGCCGGGATGTGGCCGCACCCGCGAAGGCGAAACAGGACGAGAACGAACGGATCGGCGGAGCCATCGGACTTTCCCTCAACCAAGCGGTCGAGCAAGATCTGGCCCGCTATCGCGCCCTCCAGACGGTCGCTTCCGGTCCCTTGGATCACTTCCGCCGCCTCTTCCTCTTGTTGGGAACGATCGCTTTCTTCATCGCGCTCTTTGGTCGTGATGAACCGCTGCAAACTGCCGCCACGGTGATCATCCTGGCGGCCCTGCACGAAGCCGGCCACTGGTTGCCGATGCGCCTCTTCGGCTATCGCGGCACCAGCCCGATCTTCATTCCTTTCACCGGTGCCACCGAACGCGCCCGCAAGCTGCATGCGCCGGCCTGGCAACAACTCATCGTCCTTCTGGGAGGTCCCCTCCCCGGCCTGATTGCGGGTCTGGCGATGCTGGGCTACGGCTACTTCTCTCCGAACACGCCGCTCTGGCTGCTGGATGCGGCGGGCATGGCGGTGGCGCTGAACGCGCTGCACCTGCTGCCGGTCCTCCCGATGGATGGGGGCAAGATCATCGACCTCTTGGTTTTCCGCGATCTTCCGCTGCTCCGGCCCTTCTTCACCGTTACCGCCTCCCTCTCCGCCTTTGCCGCTGCCGTGGTCCTGAACAACCGCGTGCTGCGCTACATCGCGATGGCGATGTTCGGGGGCGTGATCTGGGATGTGCGGACCATCCAAGTGGTGCGTGGCGCGCGCAAGCTGCCATGGGCGGGAGAAGTCAATGACGAGGGCGAGGCCCTGCGACGCATCTTCCGCGGCCTCCGCCAGGAAGGCCATGGCTCCTTCATCGGCACCGATGGCTGGCACAAGAAGATCGAAGCGCTGCTGATGGAGGTCATGCGCAAGCGTCCGAAGCTCGCCACCCGCTTTGTGGGTGGAAGCGTGCTGACGATCGCCGGTGCGATGCCTGCGCTGCTGATGGCAGGCGTGCTGCTGGGCCCGATCCTCGGCGATGCCGGACGAATGGTGCGCACCGCCGAACACGTGACGGAATTCCGCAAGCGTTTCCCTAAGGAGACCCGGACGCTTTCTGCAGAAGATCGCCTGGCCCTGACCGACTTGGCTGCCGATACCGAAAAAGCTCCGGACGGCACACCTTATACAAATCTCGATCGTCCGCGCGATGCCGCACTTGAGTTGACAAGCGTCCTCGGTCCCCGCCTCGACAAGCTGGATTGGGAGCGCGCGAACATCGCCGCCCGGACCAATGTCATCGGCGCACAGATCCTGCCAGTCTGGGTCGAGGTTCAGTGTCGCCAACTTGAGCTCGCAGCCACCGCGGAACGCGGACCGGAAACCCTGCGACGGGCCGAGCTGATGCTCCACATCTTCTCGACCGCCGAGCCAGCCACGAGCCTTGAGCGCCGCGAGGCACTGACTGCTGCGGAACTCCGGGTGCTGCGGGTGATCGAGAACGAAGCTGCGGCAGGCCGCTTGGATGCAGCTGCGGTCGCAAAGCTCGATGAACGGATTTCCACCCGCAACGTCGCCCCCGATCCCGAAATCGAAGGCCTCCTGTTAGTGGCCGCATGGGCAGAGCGTTCGCGTCTTTCCGCGGTAGCGGACGCCGCGGCACAGGCTTCGCTCGATCCCCGGTTCTGGCGCGATCTCTATCCGCGGATCCGCACGGTGCGGCGCCTGCTGGCAGAACAAGGGTCCACCAATCCCCCGGCCTCGGTCGCCTTGGCGCGTTACTGGCGGAACTCCCGTCGTGTCGGTGAACTACCACCACAGATCGGTGTGCCGGTTTCGGTTTCGCCCGGTGAAGCCTCCCTCATCCTGGACTTCTGCGAGCAGCACCAGCGGCTGATCTGGCGGAGGCTTTCCACACTTTCCGCGCTGCGCCTCGAAAGCTATCGCCGCAAGACCGGCACTTTCCCACCGATGTGGAAGCACAGCGTTCCCGGCGGTGCCAACATGGAGCTGATGAAGGAAGGCGGCCCCTACCTCCGCCTCACCGATCGCCGCGATCAGATCCAACGCCGTATCCCGCTGTGGCTCGCACCGGCATCGCTGCCGGTGCCGCCGATGGGTCCTGCGCTCGACTACGACTGCCCGCTCTTCGGTGCCCCTCCGGATCCGGCGCTTTCGCATCGCTGA
- a CDS encoding Calx-beta domain-containing protein, with protein MAQVLPAPQPRARVYDIALKNHEAVLETESMIAVATSVYVDHQVVTPGHRWETVRFSDPDGSNASERNVLSTWDAREGSVAQGSDAFLKSSTGYRVVNRDPSVEVRNLGGFDVWELGAITDDYIIVHTSAAQDGDEIEFRDRNTFQALGRVVCKVRPVKMVALENEILFASQDGKGYHHFHRMPYPDFSKGSLVKVKITNVPGTFGGISHFGPNFAVASDLKGQIQIVRWADPAKAGKAGIYPVPEYITQWTETDGKLLKYGSLPFSLSEVKFGNKSISFESIGVPPIVSQAWLIPTNGAGLFFKGPRSGNTNLDGVKWFYRLDPTAGHQLSVPPVTTSGEASLRFVVKLDRPATSPVSFDYEAVGVTASLGDDFTATSGSQVLTVGQSEVFIDVPLVTDSIVERPETLELRITGLSGAFCDEPVATGRIIGSGKRVIQEVADDGGAISSTLADGWQLADAKRVLEFAGGSATASKYGFESFIPIPGNGGAYYYAHGSVNERVQICQFDATTGELLEVFADVPRKRDGDTFIVAKGAGYSRYGFFDGLPVINLENVSVREGSGVQTFALDHERYTGQHSFVTTWSDPSAVSGTVNIPARSTGPFRLEIGVDDDTLQRYQQPVGVTMIVTNQTTGTTGTMISYVNVVEDDVLDATASVPTTTVEAGALAAHGNRLWLGQNNRPLLENFKFESGVLKPAPKITLPKNAKLQWYDFNNNGSGQGIAFDGQRVVSGSGVLSQGMAVLSGAASARPKAKIFTTNLTHTSHLLVPGYIVMSRTEFHPGSQSPIYFYDAKNKLARTLTTGGGDASAFGYSMAVAGDILWIAAPRLNGAGGRVEGYSLSNNFSLVRTLVSPEPVSNGIFGFSISSSGPYLVIGEPSTTAPGAAWVYSADGTALLKRLGSGASSGPDAFGSQVTTRGGRILTGICPLTDFYAFADGPVVFPPIFEGHRPVLLWTDINATPKRILPTTFANFGHSSGKRIALLDDCAVFTSQTETTGSLEVYSFSAAASATSSTSLTSMTASPTPAWPAEGALEPSWSFVTTEEGATEVRVELGTAPAEADKVIVEWSGDLKEWTKVADWKGSVISARNVSSAASEGSVLKLTLSTEDPATGFFRLRTIED; from the coding sequence ATGGCGCAAGTCCTCCCGGCACCGCAGCCGAGAGCCCGGGTCTACGACATTGCCTTGAAAAATCATGAGGCGGTCCTTGAGACGGAGTCGATGATCGCGGTGGCGACCTCGGTCTATGTCGATCACCAAGTCGTTACCCCGGGCCACCGTTGGGAAACGGTCCGCTTCTCCGATCCGGACGGCAGCAATGCCAGCGAGCGGAACGTGCTCAGCACTTGGGACGCCCGGGAAGGAAGCGTTGCCCAAGGCTCGGACGCCTTCCTGAAGTCCAGCACGGGCTACCGGGTGGTCAACCGTGACCCCTCTGTCGAGGTGCGTAACTTGGGAGGATTCGATGTCTGGGAGCTCGGGGCGATCACAGACGACTACATTATTGTCCATACCTCGGCGGCGCAGGATGGCGACGAAATCGAGTTCCGCGACCGGAATACCTTCCAAGCCTTGGGTCGGGTCGTCTGCAAGGTGCGGCCCGTCAAGATGGTGGCACTGGAGAACGAGATCCTCTTCGCCTCCCAGGATGGGAAGGGATACCACCACTTCCACCGCATGCCTTACCCGGATTTTAGCAAGGGCAGCCTTGTGAAGGTCAAGATCACGAATGTGCCGGGCACCTTCGGCGGAATCTCCCATTTCGGTCCGAATTTCGCAGTGGCGAGCGATTTGAAGGGGCAGATCCAGATCGTCCGCTGGGCTGATCCCGCGAAGGCGGGGAAGGCGGGAATTTACCCCGTGCCCGAATATATTACCCAGTGGACTGAAACCGATGGCAAGTTGCTGAAGTACGGGTCGCTTCCGTTCTCACTGTCCGAGGTCAAATTCGGCAACAAGAGCATCTCGTTCGAGTCGATCGGGGTGCCGCCGATTGTCAGTCAAGCTTGGCTCATTCCTACCAACGGTGCCGGGCTATTCTTCAAGGGGCCGCGGTCCGGCAATACCAATTTGGATGGGGTGAAGTGGTTTTACCGCTTGGATCCAACGGCGGGGCACCAACTCTCCGTGCCTCCGGTGACTACAAGTGGGGAAGCAAGCCTCCGCTTCGTGGTCAAGCTGGACCGGCCTGCCACTTCTCCGGTTTCGTTCGACTATGAAGCAGTGGGGGTGACAGCCAGCTTGGGAGATGACTTCACCGCTACCTCCGGAAGTCAGGTTCTCACGGTGGGGCAATCGGAAGTCTTCATTGATGTGCCTTTGGTCACCGATTCGATTGTCGAGCGTCCGGAGACCCTTGAACTTCGGATCACCGGCTTGAGCGGTGCCTTCTGCGATGAGCCGGTGGCGACCGGGCGGATCATCGGATCCGGCAAGCGGGTGATTCAGGAAGTGGCTGATGACGGCGGTGCGATTAGCTCGACGCTGGCGGATGGATGGCAACTGGCGGATGCGAAGCGGGTGCTTGAATTCGCCGGCGGCAGTGCCACCGCGAGTAAGTACGGCTTTGAAAGCTTCATCCCGATCCCTGGAAACGGTGGCGCTTACTACTATGCTCATGGTAGCGTGAACGAGCGGGTCCAGATCTGCCAATTCGACGCGACGACGGGTGAGCTGCTGGAGGTCTTTGCGGATGTTCCGCGAAAGCGGGACGGTGATACTTTCATCGTTGCCAAGGGCGCGGGATATTCACGTTACGGATTCTTCGACGGATTACCCGTGATCAACCTCGAAAACGTCTCGGTTCGTGAAGGATCGGGGGTCCAAACCTTCGCCTTGGATCACGAACGCTACACCGGGCAGCATAGCTTTGTGACCACTTGGAGCGATCCCTCGGCAGTGTCGGGAACGGTAAATATCCCGGCCAGATCCACGGGTCCCTTCCGTTTGGAGATCGGGGTGGATGACGACACCCTCCAGAGATATCAGCAGCCGGTGGGGGTCACCATGATTGTCACCAACCAGACGACGGGGACGACAGGGACGATGATCTCCTACGTGAATGTTGTCGAAGATGACGTGTTGGACGCGACCGCCTCTGTCCCGACAACGACAGTCGAAGCCGGAGCGTTGGCCGCCCATGGTAACCGACTTTGGCTTGGCCAGAACAACAGGCCGCTCTTGGAGAACTTCAAGTTCGAGAGCGGAGTCTTGAAGCCAGCCCCCAAGATCACACTGCCGAAGAATGCCAAGCTGCAGTGGTACGATTTTAACAACAACGGCAGCGGCCAAGGGATCGCCTTCGACGGGCAGCGCGTCGTGAGTGGCTCAGGTGTCCTCAGTCAAGGGATGGCCGTACTTAGCGGGGCGGCTTCGGCCAGACCCAAGGCGAAGATTTTCACTACAAATCTGACCCATACCAGCCATCTGCTGGTGCCGGGCTACATCGTGATGAGTCGCACGGAATTCCATCCCGGCTCGCAATCGCCAATTTATTTCTACGACGCGAAGAACAAGCTGGCGCGAACCTTGACGACCGGCGGCGGGGATGCTTCTGCCTTCGGCTATTCCATGGCGGTCGCGGGAGATATCCTCTGGATCGCAGCGCCGCGCCTGAATGGTGCGGGCGGACGCGTGGAAGGCTATTCGTTGAGTAACAACTTTTCGTTGGTACGCACGCTGGTCAGCCCGGAACCGGTTAGTAACGGGATTTTCGGTTTTTCGATTTCAAGCTCCGGCCCATACCTCGTTATCGGTGAGCCGTCGACGACCGCTCCGGGCGCGGCGTGGGTGTATTCCGCGGACGGAACCGCCTTGCTTAAGCGGCTCGGTTCCGGAGCGAGCTCGGGGCCGGATGCCTTCGGCTCCCAAGTGACGACACGCGGCGGACGTATTCTCACCGGTATCTGCCCGCTGACCGATTTCTATGCCTTCGCCGATGGACCCGTAGTCTTCCCTCCGATTTTCGAGGGACATCGGCCAGTCCTTCTTTGGACGGATATCAACGCCACGCCGAAGCGAATCCTGCCGACCACATTTGCGAATTTCGGCCACTCCAGCGGGAAGCGGATTGCGTTGCTAGATGATTGTGCGGTCTTCACCTCGCAGACGGAGACGACCGGTAGTCTTGAGGTTTACTCTTTCTCGGCTGCTGCTTCCGCGACGTCCTCGACATCGCTCACGTCGATGACTGCCTCCCCAACTCCGGCATGGCCTGCCGAAGGTGCTCTCGAGCCAAGCTGGTCCTTCGTCACAACCGAGGAAGGAGCTACCGAAGTTAGGGTGGAGCTGGGCACCGCGCCGGCGGAGGCTGACAAGGTGATCGTCGAGTGGTCGGGAGATCTGAAAGAATGGACGAAGGTTGCCGATTGGAAGGGCTCGGTCATTTCGGCGCGAAATGTTTCGTCGGCTGCCTCCGAGGGGAGTGTGCTGAAGTTGACTCTCTCCACCGAAGATCCGGCGACAGGCTTCTTCCGCTTGCGGACGATAGAGGACTGA
- a CDS encoding ATP-dependent DNA ligase, with amino-acid sequence MIEVRFQRGLYLPEPDLWLDPWDAQPWAFVSHAHADHFARHEMALCSQVTASLVRSRYGVAENRLLGVNFHAAVERNGYRLRLLPAGHIAGSAMLHVTRIADGATLLYTGDFKVRKGRTAEPVVFQQADLLILETTFALPQFVFPSQMEVEMAVLRFVHDTLADGEVPVLLGYSLGKAQEALALLHEHGIPAVLHPNVADMTRACREAGLRCLPEPKLLDGPVPSGHAVVAPPNAVRSKLLRAIGNRRVAMLSGWAMVPGATFRYRVDEAIPLSDHADYPGLVECVQRVRPKKILTVHGYAREFAAEMRLRGHDAWSAAGNDQMELALAQPSARGPLTGGSGIQTTASARHVRPICALADFTSLCRLTGETSSRLEKIKHLAAYLRGLESEEDLALAAMWLTGRALPRASDRRAAHTGGATLRRALLKIPGAREERYREISLSQNDAARTTRLLLQELLLKPEPLDLAGLATFFHELAKAPGSLARIDLLSSRLRTLHPAEGETLVKLLTGDLRIGLKEGLVEDAVAEAFGADPAAVRHAHMLTGDLGETARLAKRKTLQEASLRPFVPLKVMLASPMPDAASLSAAMSERHAEGIWLEPKYDGIRAQIHKQGERAGIFSRDLRPLDAEFPELIEAALSLPGDFILDGEIIAHAEGRRLTFHDLQTRLGRISTQQGDLFPSNATVALDSPALPPVRFIAFDLLWHNGDDLLTHPLAERRDRMSGAALVSAVFQQIAVSRAKDAEEVNLAFKQARAEGYEGLIAKDPGSPYSPGRRGKGWLKLKTSSTLDCVVVAAEQGHGKRAEVLSDYTFAVRDSLSGQLRIIGKAYSGLTDAEIEELTEHFRKHTLSTDRRKHLVEPNIVLEIAFDSIQPSKRHDSGLAMRFPRIHAIRRDKGVDEIDTLQYARSLVDG; translated from the coding sequence GTGATCGAAGTCCGGTTCCAACGCGGCCTGTACCTCCCCGAGCCCGACCTATGGTTAGACCCATGGGACGCGCAGCCGTGGGCCTTCGTTTCGCATGCCCACGCCGATCACTTCGCGCGGCATGAAATGGCACTTTGTTCGCAGGTGACCGCCAGTTTGGTGCGGTCTCGCTACGGAGTGGCGGAGAACCGCCTGCTGGGGGTGAACTTCCATGCGGCGGTCGAGCGGAATGGCTATCGTCTGCGTCTGCTGCCCGCGGGCCACATCGCCGGCTCCGCGATGCTGCATGTGACCCGGATCGCGGATGGGGCCACCCTGCTCTATACGGGCGACTTCAAGGTGCGGAAGGGCCGGACGGCGGAACCGGTGGTGTTCCAACAGGCGGATCTCCTGATCCTGGAGACGACGTTTGCCCTGCCGCAGTTTGTTTTTCCGTCCCAGATGGAGGTGGAGATGGCGGTGCTGCGTTTCGTCCACGATACCCTGGCGGACGGCGAGGTGCCGGTGCTTCTCGGCTATTCTCTGGGCAAGGCCCAGGAAGCGCTGGCGCTGCTCCATGAACACGGGATTCCCGCGGTGCTGCATCCGAACGTGGCGGACATGACGCGCGCCTGCCGTGAGGCCGGCCTACGGTGCCTGCCAGAGCCGAAGTTGCTGGATGGACCGGTGCCGTCCGGCCATGCGGTGGTGGCACCGCCCAATGCGGTACGCTCCAAGCTGTTGCGGGCGATCGGAAACCGGCGTGTGGCAATGCTCAGCGGTTGGGCCATGGTGCCCGGTGCGACTTTCCGCTATCGGGTGGATGAGGCCATTCCCCTTTCCGATCACGCGGACTATCCCGGTCTGGTCGAGTGCGTCCAGCGGGTGCGGCCAAAGAAGATCCTGACGGTTCATGGCTACGCACGGGAATTCGCCGCGGAGATGCGGCTGCGCGGGCACGATGCCTGGTCGGCGGCGGGCAATGACCAGATGGAACTGGCTCTGGCCCAGCCTTCGGCGCGAGGCCCCCTGACCGGCGGCAGCGGGATTCAAACTACCGCAAGCGCCCGTCACGTCCGGCCGATCTGCGCACTGGCGGACTTCACGAGCCTCTGCCGCCTCACAGGCGAAACCAGCAGCCGCTTGGAGAAGATCAAGCATCTCGCCGCTTACCTGCGTGGCTTGGAAAGCGAGGAGGACCTGGCCCTCGCCGCGATGTGGCTGACCGGCCGGGCCTTGCCGCGTGCCTCGGACCGTCGGGCCGCGCATACCGGCGGAGCCACGCTGCGTCGGGCGCTGCTGAAGATTCCCGGTGCCCGTGAGGAGCGCTACCGGGAAATTTCGCTCTCCCAGAATGATGCGGCCCGGACCACGCGGCTCCTGCTGCAGGAACTTCTGCTAAAGCCGGAGCCGCTGGATCTAGCCGGACTGGCGACGTTTTTCCATGAATTGGCAAAGGCTCCGGGCTCTTTGGCGCGCATCGACCTGCTTTCCTCGCGACTGAGGACCCTGCATCCTGCCGAGGGGGAAACCTTGGTGAAGCTTCTCACCGGTGACCTGCGGATCGGACTGAAAGAGGGTCTGGTGGAAGATGCGGTGGCAGAGGCTTTTGGAGCCGATCCCGCGGCGGTCCGCCACGCCCACATGCTGACCGGCGATCTCGGAGAAACCGCGCGATTGGCAAAACGAAAGACCCTTCAGGAGGCGTCGCTCCGGCCCTTTGTCCCGTTGAAGGTAATGCTCGCTTCCCCGATGCCGGATGCAGCCTCCCTCAGCGCAGCCATGTCGGAACGCCATGCGGAGGGAATCTGGCTGGAACCGAAATACGACGGCATCCGCGCCCAGATCCACAAGCAGGGCGAGCGTGCCGGGATCTTTTCGCGCGACCTTCGACCGCTGGATGCCGAGTTTCCCGAGCTCATCGAAGCGGCGCTATCGCTACCGGGTGACTTCATCCTCGATGGTGAAATCATCGCCCATGCGGAAGGCCGCCGCCTGACTTTCCATGATCTGCAGACCCGCTTGGGCAGAATTTCCACCCAGCAGGGTGATCTCTTCCCTTCCAACGCAACGGTTGCTCTCGATTCCCCGGCCTTGCCGCCTGTCCGCTTCATTGCCTTCGATCTGCTATGGCACAATGGCGACGACCTTCTCACCCATCCGCTGGCCGAACGCCGGGATCGGATGAGCGGGGCAGCGCTTGTTTCAGCGGTTTTCCAACAGATCGCCGTTTCCCGCGCCAAGGATGCCGAAGAGGTCAATCTGGCCTTCAAGCAAGCCCGGGCCGAGGGTTATGAAGGGCTGATCGCCAAGGATCCCGGCAGCCCTTATTCCCCAGGCCGCCGCGGGAAGGGATGGCTGAAGCTAAAAACCTCCAGCACCCTGGATTGCGTGGTGGTCGCCGCCGAACAAGGTCACGGCAAGCGCGCCGAGGTTCTGTCCGATTACACCTTCGCGGTCCGGGACAGCTTGAGCGGCCAACTCCGAATCATCGGCAAGGCCTACTCCGGCCTGACCGATGCGGAGATCGAGGAACTCACGGAACATTTCCGGAAGCATACGCTAAGCACCGACCGACGGAAGCACCTCGTGGAGCCCAATATCGTGCTGGAGATTGCCTTCGATTCCATCCAACCGTCCAAGCGGCACGATTCCGGCCTCGCGATGCGTTTTCCCCGGATCCACGCGATCCGCCGGGACAAGGGGGTCGATGAAATCGATACCCTTCAATACGCGCGGTCCTTGGTGGACGGATGA
- a CDS encoding TFIIB-type zinc ribbon-containing protein: MNRKPSSPESSRFHDEGQPVHDFMDEMLVVCPRCSGRAISRQSDPDARPGWFSKRRLVCTQCSYSQEWKAREIRRNWRGLDDYYRLPLLLQAPCCGETLWAYNERHLAFLEDYVAAPLRERRRDPETGWANSSMASRLPQWMTSGKNRRAVLKALTRLRMLLAVPV, encoded by the coding sequence ATGAATCGAAAGCCCTCTTCCCCCGAGTCGTCTCGTTTTCACGATGAAGGTCAGCCTGTCCATGATTTCATGGACGAGATGCTGGTGGTGTGCCCGCGTTGCTCCGGGCGGGCGATTTCCCGACAAAGCGATCCGGATGCGCGGCCGGGCTGGTTCAGCAAGCGCCGCTTGGTCTGCACCCAATGCTCTTACAGCCAAGAGTGGAAAGCTCGTGAGATCCGGCGCAATTGGCGGGGGCTGGATGATTACTATCGCCTACCGCTGCTGCTACAGGCCCCCTGCTGTGGCGAAACCCTATGGGCCTACAATGAGCGGCACCTGGCCTTTCTGGAAGACTACGTGGCCGCCCCGCTCCGCGAGCGCCGCCGGGATCCTGAAACAGGCTGGGCTAACAGCTCGATGGCCAGCCGTCTCCCCCAGTGGATGACGTCGGGCAAGAACCGCCGTGCGGTTTTGAAGGCGCTGACAAGACTGCGGATGCTGCTTGCGGTCCCGGTTTGA